CAACGACGGCTGGTTCGGCGCTACCCCCGCACCGCGCCAGCACCTGTACCTGACCGCGCTTCGCGCCATTGAACAGAACCGCTGGATACTGCGTGGCACCAACACCGGCATTTCCGTGGTGGTGGACGCCCGCGGGCGTCTGACCATGCGCGGCGCACAGTTCAGGGAACAGGCGCTCTGGGGCCGCGCCGCGCTTGAAAGCGCGCCAAGCCTGTACCACCGCCTGTGGCCGTGGCCCCTGCCCGCAGCCGCCGTCCTGCTGGTTGTCCTGCTTTTGCCAGGCTGCCGCTGCAGGTCACGGCGCAATACCGACGCCTGATATTGATTGGCGGCCATTACGGTCGCTTTCCGGCACAGTCCGGGCTCACCTTCAACCAATCGACCCGTCATGTTGCAACTTTCAGATCTTCGCGCCGCCTGCAATCCGCTTACCCAACGCTTTTCCTCCCTCTGGGGGCGACTTTGACGTTGCGGCCAGCGAAAAAAGGCTGCAAGCCATAGAAACAGAAATTTCACGCCCCGGCGCGTGGGACAAGCCAGAGACTCTTACACCTGTTCTGCAGGAAAAACGGCGACTTGAAGACGAAGTTGGCCGCCTGAACAGGCTCAAAACCTGTCATGACGACATGAACGAGTGGCTGGCCCTAGCCACTGAAAGCGCAGACCCCGAAGCGCTCGAATCTCTGGCCAACCAGCAAAAAGAACTGACCGCGCTGCTGGACGAGACCGAGCTTGTGATGCTGCTTTCCGCCGAGGAAGACAGCCAGGACGCCATACTTGAAATCCACCCCGGAGCTGGCGGCACCGAATCGCAGGACTGGGCCGAAATGCTGTTGCGCATGTATAACCGCTGGGCCGCCGACCACGGCTACAAGGTTGAAGAGATGGATTTTCTGGGCGGCGATGAAGCGGGAATCAAGAGCGTTACCCTGCGCATAGCCGGCCCCCACGCCTTTGGTTTTCTCAAGGGCGAGCGCGGCATCCACCGCCTTATCCGCATTTCTCCCTTTGACTCTTCGGGCCGCAGGCACACGTCCTTCGCCTCGGTGGACGTCATCCCCGACGCTGGCGACGATATCGAACTGGATATCAAGGAAGCCGACCTGCGCGTGGACATTTTCCGCTCCAGCGGCCCCGGTGGCCAGAGCGT
This window of the Desulfovibrio sp. genome carries:
- the prfB gene encoding peptide chain release factor 2 (programmed frameshift) codes for the protein MLQLSDLRAACNPLTQRFSSLWGRLDVAASEKRLQAIETEISRPGAWDKPETLTPVLQEKRRLEDEVGRLNRLKTCHDDMNEWLALATESADPEALESLANQQKELTALLDETELVMLLSAEEDSQDAILEIHPGAGGTESQDWAEMLLRMYNRWAADHGYKVEEMDFLGGDEAGIKSVTLRIAGPHAFGFLKGERGIHRLIRISPFDSSGRRHTSFASVDVIPDAGDDIELDIKEADLRVDIFRSSGPGGQSVNTTSSAVRITHIPTGISAQCQNEKSQHHNKETAMRVLRARLYNMELEKRDAARQAQYAGKDAIAFGSQIRTYTLQPYRLVKDHRTGTEVGDVDAVLDGHIDAFQHDYLLYRHEQQR